A section of the Lineus longissimus chromosome 1, tnLinLong1.2, whole genome shotgun sequence genome encodes:
- the LOC135499875 gene encoding cytosolic Fe-S cluster assembly factor narfl-like: MASRFSGALQLTDLDDFITPSQECIKPVKIERRPGKKTGVIKIENDGSYLQIGEDGEERKLEKAKITLNDCLACSGCITSAESVLITQQSQDELYRILDQNRKTEDPGVIKHVVISISPQARASLAAKYKLSDENAAKKLTAFFKQLGAEYVFDTTFSRNFSLLESCKEFIQRFQRKEDDKRALPMLASACPGWVCYAEKTHGSYILPHISTTKSPQQVMGSLVKDFLASSRNLTPDQIYHVTIMPCFDKKLEASRQDFYSDLYSTRDVDCVITSMEVDTMLEKEGVSLGDIVDDNHSFDSFFGGTEHGLQTHDGGGSGGYLEFIIKYAAQELYGLQLEQLQYKTLRNQDFKEVTLEVDGVEKLKFALAYGFRNIQNIVQKIKRGKCQYHFVEVMACPSGCLNGGGQIRPDGDEKAKELLQRLEDLYKTPEKEDPLRNQLVERLYAEWLGHPESDKAKQMLHTQYHEVEKMTNALTMKW; the protein is encoded by the exons ATGGCTTCCAGATTCAGTGGAGCTCTACAATTGACCGATTTAGACGATTTTATCACTCCTTCGCAG GAATGcataaaacctgtgaaaatTGAGAGAAGACCAGGAAAGAAAACTGGAGTAATAAAGATTGAGAATGATGGCAGTTACCTGCAAATAGGCGAG GATGGAGAAGAAAGAAAGTTGGAGAAAGCAAAGATAACTCTAAATGATTGTCTGGCGTGTAGTGGCTGTATCACCTCAGCTGAAAGTGTCCTCATCACACAGCAGAGTCAGGATGAGTTATACagaattttggaccaaaatagGAAAACAGAG GATCCAGGGGTAATCAAACATGTTGTGATATCCATATCTCCACAAGCCAGGGCATCTTTAGCTGCAAAATATAAGTTATCTGATGAAAATGCTGCAAAGAAGCTCACTGcatttttcaaacaacttg GTGCTGAGTATGTCTTTGACACAACATTCTCAAGAAATTTCAGTCTTCTTGAAAGCTGTAAGGAATTCATCCAAAGATTCCAAAGGAAGGAAGATGACAAAAGAGCTTTGCCAATGCTGGCTTCTGCATGTCCAG GTTGGGTGTGCTATGCAGAGAAGACACATGGGTCCTACATTCTTCCTCACATTTCTACCACGAAGTCACCCCAGCAGGTCATGGGATCTCTAGTCAAGGACTTCCTGGCATCATCTAGAAATCTTACTCCAGATCAGATTTATCATGTCACCATCATGCCATGTTTTGATAAGAAACTCGAGGCCTCAAGACAAGACTTCTACAGTGACCTATACAGCACTAGAGATGTGGACTGTGTTATCACATCTA TGGAAGTGGATACAATGCTCGAGAAGGAAGGTGTGTCTCTTGGGGATATTGTCGATGATAACCATTCATTTGATTCATT CTTTGGTGGCACAGAGCATGGACTTCAGACGCATGATGGTGGAGGATCTGGTGGCTATCTTGAGTTCATCATTAAGTATGCTGCTCAGGAATTGTACGGGCTACAACTAGAACAATTGCAATATAAGACACTGAG GAACCAAGATTTCAAAGAAGTAACCTTGGAGGTAGATGGAGTGGAGAAACTTAAATTTGCTCTTGCTTATGGATTTCGGAACATACAGAATATTGTACAGAAAATCAAGCGAGGGAAATGTCAATATCACTTCGTTGAAGTGATGGCATGTCCATCAG GCTGTCTCAATGGAGGAGGTCAAATCCGTCCTGACGGAGATGAAAAGGCAAAAGAACTTTTACAAAGACTTGAGGATCTTTATAAAACACCAGAAAAAGAGGATCCCTTGCGTAACCAACTAGTAGAGAGATTGTATGCTGAATGGTTGGGACATCCAGAGAGTGATAAGGCTAAACAAATGTTACATACGCAATATCATGAAGTGGAGAAAATGACAAATGCTTTAACTATGAAGTGgtga
- the LOC135499943 gene encoding target of rapamycin complex subunit lst8-like has protein sequence MDSVVPSLPVILATGGYDHTIRFWQAHSGICLRTVQHPDSQVNSLKITPDRQLIAAAGYQHIRMYDLNSNNPNFIINYDGISKNVTAVGFHEDGKWMYTGGEDNSARIWDLRSRNLQCQRIFQVNAPVNCVYLHPNQGELFVGDQTGVIHLWDLKTDHNEQLTPETDASILSLCIDPEGTYMAAVNNKGNCYIWTLTGGRGEEATQPHPKSKLHAHDNYVLKCAFSPDSTLLATTSADGTVKIWRTADFSLMTELKEKTQRWVWDCSFSADSQYLITASSDNMARLWCVETGEVKREYVGHQKAVVCLAFRDDAS, from the exons ATGGATTCAGTGGTTCCAAGTCTTCCTGTTATTTTGGCTACTGGTGGTTATGATCACACAATAAGATTTTGGCAAGCACACAGTGGCATTTGCCTGAGGACAGTCCAACATCCAGACTCT CAGGTGAATTCTCTAAAGATAACTCCAGACCGACAACTTATAGCAGCTGCTG GATACCAGCACATCCGTATGTACGACCTGAATTCCAACAACCCAAACTTTATCATAAACTACGATGGTATTTCAAAGAATGTCACAGCAGTAGGCTTCCATGAAGACGGCAAGTGGATGTACACAGGTGGTGAAGATAATTCAGCAAGAATATGGGACCTCAG GTCTCGTAATCTCCAATGTCAAAGAATATTCCAAGTGAATGCACCGGTGAACTGTGTGTACTTGCATCCAAATCAA GGTGAATTATTCGTAGGCGATCAAACTGGTGTTATCCACTTATGGGATTTGAAGACAGATCATAATGAACAGTTG ACGCCAGAAACGGATGCCTCCATTTTGTCGCTGTGTATAGACCCTGAGGGTACCTATATGGCTGCAGTCAATAACAAG GGTAACTGTTACATCTGGACTTTAACCGGTGGAAGGGGAGAAGAAGCAACCCAGCCACATCCAAAGTCGAAACTTCACGCCCATGATAACTATGTCCTGAAATGTGCATTTAGTCCTGACTCAAC GTTACTGGCCACAACTTCAGCAGATGGGACAGTAAAGATTTGGAGAACTGCCGACTTTAGTTTGATGACTGAGCTAAAGGAGAAGACGCAACGATGGGTGTGGGATTGTAGTTTCAGTGCAGATTCACAATACTTGATTACAG CATCTTCTGATAACATGGCTCGATTGTGGTGTGTGGAAACTGGCGAGGTCAAACGGGAATACGTTGGACATCAGAAAGCTGTTGTGTGTCTTGCATTTAGGGATGACGCGTCTTGA
- the LOC135493222 gene encoding membrane protein BRI3-like, with protein MAQVHRQQEKPPEYSEYPPQPPAGYQPQQGYQQPYQQGYGAAPGYQQGGPYQAAGAPPGYQPIPTQQPTYLVPQGTAITVQPQSSVVVVGGCPACRVGVLEDDFTCLGVCCAIFFFPIGILCCLAMRQRRCPNCGAIFS; from the exons ATGGCACAGGTCCATAGACAACAAGAAAAACCTCCAGAGTATTCTGAATATCCACCCCAGCCACCGGCAGGTTACCAGCCACAGCAAGGATACCAACAACCATATCAGCAAG gATATGGTGCTGCCCCTGGTTACCAACAAGGTGGACCCTACCAAGCAGCTGGAGCTCCACCAGGCTATCAGCCTATTCCAACACAGCAGCCAACTTATCTGGTTCCACAAGGCACAGCTATAACTGTCCAACCACAGTCATCAGTTGTTGTAGTCGGGGGATGTCCTGCTTGTCGG GTTGGAGTTCTGGAGGATGATTTTACTTGTCTTGGAGTTTGTTGTGCAATATTTTTCTTCCCAATTGGAATTCTTTGCTGTTTGGCAATGCGACAGAGACGATGCCCAAATTGTGGCGCCATCTTCAGTTGA
- the LOC135493226 gene encoding RNA polymerase I-specific transcription initiation factor RRN3-like: MDVSAIVKNFKKGHRRDYDGFVGYISDPNIENSDLIQYLKGLRECISDLGKDCEYLIGALLQVNWAYKSRAVVLEYQTVLLNLISAHSYYLRSCAKMLVKIFLPTFEKSPSATTHITDAQREKDDQAFIHVHGLLQSIAKIVPLTPQVLMPVLVGCYPFVTKDCYIHACYVRNLLQIAQYMPVLRKQILSLIVEKMLELDALAPRQDIQEVEDDVDEDMNIDDEVEMFEMDSENEESTPPLSDTGQDEKPMGHKDANKLDQLMDILLQFIYSVCHPKEEFDWEAAKSLYKDLLYVFDAIILKTYLSCHVQYILFYITSFQQQLSDGFVDYLWKKVKDPNMQPIFRQSAVAYLASYVARAKYVSVSTARTILEFMVKWVNTYIKQASYSASQADVVHHGPFYSVCQAIFYIFIFRHKEFLAEEDGMKFCASLNFQTIVTCRLNPLRICLPVVVKTFSSIARQHQIAFCDTVIEHNNRSNLPLTTLKTQGRIKLSLTNALDSFFPFDPYLLARSQRHIEPLYRDYGGQPVVTTEEQISEDEDDFLPEEAPNGASLGKSPADFILYGTSPGFKPMSMM, translated from the exons ATGGATGTGTCGGCGATTGTCAAGAATTTTAAGAAG GGGCACAGAAGAGATTATGATGGTTTTGTTGGTTACATCTCTGACCCAAACATTGAGAATAGTGACCTTATTCAGTACCTGAAAGGACTGAGAGAATGTATATCAGACTTGGGGAAAGATTGTGAATACTTAATTGGAGCCCTGCTG CAAGTAAACTGGGCCTACAAGTCACGAGCTGTTGTACTAGAATACCAGACTGTCCTATTGAATCTCATCTCGGCTCATTCATATTACCTGAGATCATGTGCAAAGATGCTGGTCAAGATATTTTTACCGA cttttgaaaaatcacCTTCAGCGACAACACATATTACTGATGCTCAGAGGGAGAAGGATGATCAAGCATTCATTCATGTTCACGGACTTCTACAATCCATAGCAAAAATTGTTCCATT AACCCCACAAGTCCTGATGCCTGTCCTTGTTGGATGTTATCCGTTTGTGACAAAAGATTGTTATATCCACGCGTGTTATGTCAGAAATCTTCTACAAATCGCGCAGTATATGCCTGTTTTACGCAAACAGATTCTGTCACTTATTGTTGAAAAAATGCTGGAGTTAGAT GCCCTGGCCCCGCGACAGGACATTCAAGAAGTGGAAGATGATGTAGATGAAGACATGAATATCGATGATGAAGTGGAAATGTTTGAAATG GATAGTGAAAATGAAGAGTCAACTCCACCGCTGTCGGACACTGGTCAAGATGAGAAGCCGATGGGACATAAAGATGCCAACAAGTTAGATCAGTTAATGGATATTCTTCTGCAGTTTATTTATTCCGTGTGTCATCCTAAAG AAGAATTTGATTGGGAAGCGGCTAAGTCCTTGTATAAAGATCTGTTATATGTTTTTGATGccatcattttgaaaacatatcTATCGTGCCATGTACAGTATATCCTATTCTACATCACAAGTTTCCAGCAG CAACTCTCGGATGGGTTTGTGGATTACCTATGGAAGAAAGTGAAAGACCCCAATATGCAGCCCATCTTCAGACAGTCAGCTGTTGCATATCTGGCCAGTTATGTTGCCCGGGCAAAATATGTCTCAGTAAG CACTGCCAGAACAATACTAGAGTTCATGGTGAAGTGGGTGAATACATACATCAAGCAGGCCAGCTACTCCGCGTCCCAGGCAGATGTCGTGCATCATGGACCATTTTACTCTGTGTGTCAGGCGATATTCTATATATTCATCTTCAGGCATAAGGAATTCTTAGCAGAAGAAGATG GCATGAAGTTCTGTGCGAGCTTAAACTTCCAAACCATAGTCACCTGTCGTCTTAATCCGTTGCGTATATGTTTACCTGTTGTTGTCAAGACATTTTCCTCCATTGCAAG GCAACACCAAATAGCATTCTGTGATACTGTGATAGAGCATAACAACCGATCAAACTTGCCACTGACCACATTAAAAACACAGGGAAGGATAAAGTTGTCACTTACGAATGCTCTTGATTCATTTTTCCCATTCGACCCTTACTTATTAGCGAG ATCGCAGAGACATATTGAGCCCTTGTACCGTGATTATGGTGGGCAGCCTGTCGTCACCACAGAAGAGCAGATAAGCGAG GACGAAGACGACTTCCTACCTGAGGAAGCGCCCAATGGTGCGTCGCTTGGTAAATCGCCAGCCGATTTCATACTCTATGGAACGTCACCAGGATTCAAGCCAATGTCAATGATGTGA
- the LOC135500009 gene encoding melanopsin-like, which produces MASIAAERYLTVTKRSQSWRVARMQGFRCVMAVWVSAFLIAVPNIVLLSDSSANTSQLRNSICNLDVNQYETSVFDILYPIYFLVVCLLAPVCVTTYCYCKLYFMVRHVARRVRISRMSVIAMTVTGTEGTTVPAPGTSAGPQDEVKTERIIAKRMIFMVLVTFLSWLPYSLTEIAVIGMHYRIPLTLRILPSVFAKGCILYNPLIYIAFSKKFRQSFKDYLQCKWGKKSRVQAIRGAVAPAASPRLGMGKDIRMERSSFMRQKTFPLLNQQNMIHEAQDPGNGQRYLDPGGNTTSGYGTASLTPTAYLSRTPMPSNSLNPSTQVTYLDPSTNSQYGNLSSQGGSSFAAKSPARVKISLPETQMRTAMLLRKDTEETFRFIHEARPQPRRKNGMSTLQVPSLSGLVIPASHRQIKVQMSTPLPGVPDNSDSRDSSDPHVTSKT; this is translated from the exons ATGGCTTCGATCGCAGCGGAAAG GTATCTTACTGTTACCAAACGTTCCCAGTCATGGCGGGTAGCACGGATGCAAGGATTCCGCTGCGTTATGGCAGTATGGGTCAGCGCCTTCCTCATTGCGGTCCCCAACATTGTCTTACTCTCCGACTCCTCTGCCAACACAAGCCAACTGAGGAACAGCATCTGTAACCTGGACGTCAATCAGTACGAAACCTCTGTATTCGACATCTTGTACCCTATATACTTCCTTGTGGTGTGTCTACTAGCCCCGGTGTGCGTCACAACGTACTGCTACTGCAAGCTCTATTTTATGGTGCGGCATGTCGCACGGAGGGTACGTATCAGTCGCATGTCCGTGATAGCAATGACAGTAACAGGAACAGAAGGAACAACTGTGCCTGCACCAGGAACATCTGCTGGGCCCCAGGATGAGGTAAAGACTGAACGCATCATTGCGAAGAGAATGATTTTCATGGTGTTGGTGACGTTCTTGAGCTGGCTTCCATACTCCTTAACTGAAATCGCCGTCATTGGTATGCATTACAGGATTCCTCTAACTCTCCGTATTCTTCCGTCCGTCTTCGCCAAGGGATGTATTTTATACAATCCGTTGATATACATTGCCTTCTCCAAGAAATTCCGGCAGTCGTTCAAGGACTACTTACAGTGCAAATGGGGCAAGAAGTCAAGAGTACAGGCCATAAGGGGTGCTGTAGCGCCGGCAGCAAGCCCAAGGCTAGGGATGGGCAAGGACATACGAATGGAACGGTCCTCGTTTatgcgacagaagacgtttccACTTCTCAACCAACAGAATATGATCCATGAAGCACAGGATCCTGGGAATGGTCAAAGATATCTTGATCCTGGAGGGAATACAACCAGCGGGTATGGCACTGCCAGCCTCACACCCACTGCATATCTCAGTCGAACTCCCATGCCGTCCAATTCTCTTAATCCATCGACTCAAGTAACTTATTTGGATCCCAGTACTAACAGTCAATACGGTAATCTTAGTAGTCAAGGTGGTAGCTCTTTTGCAGCCAAATCTCCGGCTAGAGTGAAAATAAGCTTACCAGAGACACAGATGCGAACAGCTATGCTGCTCCGAAAAGATACAGAGGAAACATTTCGTTTTATCCATGAAGCAAGGCCGCAGCCGCGTAGAAAGAACGGCATGTCAACCTTGCAAGTGCCTTCACTGTCTGGTCTGGTGATTCCTGCATCACATCGCCAAATAAAAGTGCAGATGTCGACACCGTTACCTGGTGTTCCTGATAACAGCGACAGTCGGGACAGTTCAGACCCACATGTCACAAGCAAGACGTAG
- the LOC135493234 gene encoding interferon regulatory factor 1-like isoform X2, giving the protein MPVSTRSRTRGPRPAPHYVYDDDSLDSSVERKPVRKPERKPAVKEEVESSDDESWAEQKTAVENRSERMRLRPWLEHQINQGQCSGLQWLDRSNKIVKIPWKHASRHGWRLGDACLFQRWAVHSGKYRENMRPNPKRWKANFRCALNSLADIKEVKQFSQKRGSNAFKVYQLLPFGRKGQTACNNKIKKSNSEKTALRTCDVNMLPVTIMDLEKNMKDEEIDEDTEDMKKKPKRRQSRQNSRRTIKKEVHNIDDQQVPDVQDDYGQHQLHDHDSYTASKMQGGPLPSLKLKLESHEALESCNGGYKFNGSPTSDFRMDFCRQLKETSPENTVDVYDEDEDGSDVLTDEQVINEVIEMESSCSNTSDSEPFGFDGYPSSPSSVCDWMTSVLPQPTSPYAACSRLPYSVHYHHHRHVYSPHSTNYFVNRYYHQTQKSGQWNEDLTKANPFLNGFQDDCVMPCVTQVIPSVISENGEKLEWHAAGLNYQDL; this is encoded by the exons ATGCCCGTATCAACCAGAAGCCGCACTCGAGGTCCTCGCCCGGCTCCTCACTACGTCTACGATGACGATTCCCTGGACTCGTCTGTTGAGAGAAAACCCGTGAGGAAGCCAGAGAGGAAGCCCGCAGTGAAGGAGGAGGTGGAGAGCAGCGATGACGAGAGTTGGGCTGAGCAGAAAACAGCAGTCGAAAATAGGAGTGAGAGAATGAGGCTCAGACCATGGCTTGAACATCAG ATCAACCAAGGGCAATGCTCTGGGCTGCAGTGGCTTGATCGGAGTAATAAGATTGTGAAGATTCCATGGAAGCATGCCTCACGACATGGCTGGAGATTGGGAGATGCTTGTTTGTTTCAGCGCTGGGCTGTCCACTCTG GCAAATATCGTGAGAACATGAGGCCAAACCCAAAGCGGTGGAAGGCAAACTTCAGATGTGCCCTAAACAGTCTTGCTGATATTAAGGAGGTGAAACAATTTTCCCAAAAACGTGGGAGCAATGCATTTAAAGTTTATCAACTCTTACCTTTTGGAAGGAAGGGACAGACTGCATgtaacaataaaataaaaa AAAGCAACAGTGAGAAAACAGCGCTACGCACATGTGACGTAAACATGCTCCCAGTTACCATTATGGACCTAGAGAAAAATATGAAGGATGAAGAGATTGACGAAGATACTgag GATATGAAGAAAAAGCCGAAACGACGACAGTCCAGACAGAACAGTCGCCGCACCATTAAGAAAGAGGTGCATAATATTGATGATCAACAGGTTCCTGACGTTCAGGATGATTACGGACAACACCAGTTGCATGACCACGATAGTTACACAGCATCGAAGATGCAAG GGGGACCACTTCCATCCCTGAAGCTGAAGCTGGAGTCACATGAAGCCCTAGAGTCCTGTAACGGGGGCTACAAATTTAATGGAAGTCCGACTAGTGACTTCAGAATGGACTTTTGCCGCCAGCTAAAAGAAACTTCCCCAGAAAATACGGTAGATGTTTATGACGAGGACGAAGATGGCAGTGATGTTCTGACTGATGAACAAGTTATCAACGAAGTCATTGAG ATGGAATCCAGTTGCAGCAACACCAGTGACAGTGAACCTTTTGGTTTTGATGGTTATCCCTCCTCACCATCCTCTGTTTGCGATTGGATGACTAGTGTCCTTCCTCAACCAACAT CTCCATATGCAGCATGTTCCAGACTCCCTTATTCTGTACACTACCACCATCACCGCCATGTTTATTCTCCTCACTCAACTAACTACTTTGTCAACCGCTACTACCATCAAACTCAGAAGTCGG GCCAATGGAATGAAGACCTCACCAAGGCCAATCCCTTCTTGAATGGTTTTCAGGATGACTGCGTAATGCCATGCGTAACTCAAGTCATCCCAAGTGTCATCTCTGAGAACGGGGAAAAGCTCGAGTGGCATGCGGCTGGGTTGAACTACCAAGACCTGTGA
- the LOC135493234 gene encoding interferon regulatory factor 1-like isoform X3: MEFYRQLTMPVSTRSRTRGPRPAPHYVYDDDSLDSSVERKPVRKPERKPAVKEEVESSDDESWAEQKTAVENRSERMRLRPWLEHQINQGQCSGLQWLDRSNKIVKIPWKHASRHGWRLGDACLFQRWAVHSGKYRENMRPNPKRWKANFRCALNSLADIKEVKQFSQKRGSNAFKVYQLLPFGRKGQTACNNKIKKSNSEKTALRTCDVNMLPVTIMDLEKNMKDEEIDEDTEDMKKKPKRRQSRQNSRRTIKKEVHNIDDQQVPDVQDDYGQHQLHDHDSYTASKMQGGPLPSLKLKLESHEALESCNGGYKFNGSPTSDFRMDFCRQLKETSPENTVDVYDEDEDGSDVLTDEQVINEVIEMESSCSNTSDSEPFGFDGYPSSPSSVCDWMTSVLPQPTCQWNEDLTKANPFLNGFQDDCVMPCVTQVIPSVISENGEKLEWHAAGLNYQDL; the protein is encoded by the exons ATGG AGTTTTACCGACAATTAACCATGCCCGTATCAACCAGAAGCCGCACTCGAGGTCCTCGCCCGGCTCCTCACTACGTCTACGATGACGATTCCCTGGACTCGTCTGTTGAGAGAAAACCCGTGAGGAAGCCAGAGAGGAAGCCCGCAGTGAAGGAGGAGGTGGAGAGCAGCGATGACGAGAGTTGGGCTGAGCAGAAAACAGCAGTCGAAAATAGGAGTGAGAGAATGAGGCTCAGACCATGGCTTGAACATCAG ATCAACCAAGGGCAATGCTCTGGGCTGCAGTGGCTTGATCGGAGTAATAAGATTGTGAAGATTCCATGGAAGCATGCCTCACGACATGGCTGGAGATTGGGAGATGCTTGTTTGTTTCAGCGCTGGGCTGTCCACTCTG GCAAATATCGTGAGAACATGAGGCCAAACCCAAAGCGGTGGAAGGCAAACTTCAGATGTGCCCTAAACAGTCTTGCTGATATTAAGGAGGTGAAACAATTTTCCCAAAAACGTGGGAGCAATGCATTTAAAGTTTATCAACTCTTACCTTTTGGAAGGAAGGGACAGACTGCATgtaacaataaaataaaaa AAAGCAACAGTGAGAAAACAGCGCTACGCACATGTGACGTAAACATGCTCCCAGTTACCATTATGGACCTAGAGAAAAATATGAAGGATGAAGAGATTGACGAAGATACTgag GATATGAAGAAAAAGCCGAAACGACGACAGTCCAGACAGAACAGTCGCCGCACCATTAAGAAAGAGGTGCATAATATTGATGATCAACAGGTTCCTGACGTTCAGGATGATTACGGACAACACCAGTTGCATGACCACGATAGTTACACAGCATCGAAGATGCAAG GGGGACCACTTCCATCCCTGAAGCTGAAGCTGGAGTCACATGAAGCCCTAGAGTCCTGTAACGGGGGCTACAAATTTAATGGAAGTCCGACTAGTGACTTCAGAATGGACTTTTGCCGCCAGCTAAAAGAAACTTCCCCAGAAAATACGGTAGATGTTTATGACGAGGACGAAGATGGCAGTGATGTTCTGACTGATGAACAAGTTATCAACGAAGTCATTGAG ATGGAATCCAGTTGCAGCAACACCAGTGACAGTGAACCTTTTGGTTTTGATGGTTATCCCTCCTCACCATCCTCTGTTTGCGATTGGATGACTAGTGTCCTTCCTCAACCAACAT GCCAATGGAATGAAGACCTCACCAAGGCCAATCCCTTCTTGAATGGTTTTCAGGATGACTGCGTAATGCCATGCGTAACTCAAGTCATCCCAAGTGTCATCTCTGAGAACGGGGAAAAGCTCGAGTGGCATGCGGCTGGGTTGAACTACCAAGACCTGTGA
- the LOC135493234 gene encoding interferon regulatory factor 1-like isoform X1, which produces MEFYRQLTMPVSTRSRTRGPRPAPHYVYDDDSLDSSVERKPVRKPERKPAVKEEVESSDDESWAEQKTAVENRSERMRLRPWLEHQINQGQCSGLQWLDRSNKIVKIPWKHASRHGWRLGDACLFQRWAVHSGKYRENMRPNPKRWKANFRCALNSLADIKEVKQFSQKRGSNAFKVYQLLPFGRKGQTACNNKIKKSNSEKTALRTCDVNMLPVTIMDLEKNMKDEEIDEDTEDMKKKPKRRQSRQNSRRTIKKEVHNIDDQQVPDVQDDYGQHQLHDHDSYTASKMQGGPLPSLKLKLESHEALESCNGGYKFNGSPTSDFRMDFCRQLKETSPENTVDVYDEDEDGSDVLTDEQVINEVIEMESSCSNTSDSEPFGFDGYPSSPSSVCDWMTSVLPQPTSPYAACSRLPYSVHYHHHRHVYSPHSTNYFVNRYYHQTQKSGQWNEDLTKANPFLNGFQDDCVMPCVTQVIPSVISENGEKLEWHAAGLNYQDL; this is translated from the exons ATGG AGTTTTACCGACAATTAACCATGCCCGTATCAACCAGAAGCCGCACTCGAGGTCCTCGCCCGGCTCCTCACTACGTCTACGATGACGATTCCCTGGACTCGTCTGTTGAGAGAAAACCCGTGAGGAAGCCAGAGAGGAAGCCCGCAGTGAAGGAGGAGGTGGAGAGCAGCGATGACGAGAGTTGGGCTGAGCAGAAAACAGCAGTCGAAAATAGGAGTGAGAGAATGAGGCTCAGACCATGGCTTGAACATCAG ATCAACCAAGGGCAATGCTCTGGGCTGCAGTGGCTTGATCGGAGTAATAAGATTGTGAAGATTCCATGGAAGCATGCCTCACGACATGGCTGGAGATTGGGAGATGCTTGTTTGTTTCAGCGCTGGGCTGTCCACTCTG GCAAATATCGTGAGAACATGAGGCCAAACCCAAAGCGGTGGAAGGCAAACTTCAGATGTGCCCTAAACAGTCTTGCTGATATTAAGGAGGTGAAACAATTTTCCCAAAAACGTGGGAGCAATGCATTTAAAGTTTATCAACTCTTACCTTTTGGAAGGAAGGGACAGACTGCATgtaacaataaaataaaaa AAAGCAACAGTGAGAAAACAGCGCTACGCACATGTGACGTAAACATGCTCCCAGTTACCATTATGGACCTAGAGAAAAATATGAAGGATGAAGAGATTGACGAAGATACTgag GATATGAAGAAAAAGCCGAAACGACGACAGTCCAGACAGAACAGTCGCCGCACCATTAAGAAAGAGGTGCATAATATTGATGATCAACAGGTTCCTGACGTTCAGGATGATTACGGACAACACCAGTTGCATGACCACGATAGTTACACAGCATCGAAGATGCAAG GGGGACCACTTCCATCCCTGAAGCTGAAGCTGGAGTCACATGAAGCCCTAGAGTCCTGTAACGGGGGCTACAAATTTAATGGAAGTCCGACTAGTGACTTCAGAATGGACTTTTGCCGCCAGCTAAAAGAAACTTCCCCAGAAAATACGGTAGATGTTTATGACGAGGACGAAGATGGCAGTGATGTTCTGACTGATGAACAAGTTATCAACGAAGTCATTGAG ATGGAATCCAGTTGCAGCAACACCAGTGACAGTGAACCTTTTGGTTTTGATGGTTATCCCTCCTCACCATCCTCTGTTTGCGATTGGATGACTAGTGTCCTTCCTCAACCAACAT CTCCATATGCAGCATGTTCCAGACTCCCTTATTCTGTACACTACCACCATCACCGCCATGTTTATTCTCCTCACTCAACTAACTACTTTGTCAACCGCTACTACCATCAAACTCAGAAGTCGG GCCAATGGAATGAAGACCTCACCAAGGCCAATCCCTTCTTGAATGGTTTTCAGGATGACTGCGTAATGCCATGCGTAACTCAAGTCATCCCAAGTGTCATCTCTGAGAACGGGGAAAAGCTCGAGTGGCATGCGGCTGGGTTGAACTACCAAGACCTGTGA